A single window of Mycobacteriales bacterium DNA harbors:
- the lpdA gene encoding dihydrolipoyl dehydrogenase, producing the protein MADPQTADLVILGGGSGGYACALRAAELGMSAILVERDKVGGTCLHRGCIPTKALLHAAEVADAARDSEKVGVRTTLDGIDMAGVNAYKDGVVSRLHKGLTGLIASRKITTVEGHGTLTSSTTVEVAGTTYTASKAVVLATGSYSRSLPGLEIDGNRIITSEHALALESVPASAIVLGGGVIGVEFASVWRSFGADVTIVEALPHLVPLEDENSSKLLERAFRRRGINFSVGVRFASAKVTDAGVTVTLEDGKTIDGDVLLVAVGRGPVSEGLGYEAAGIAMDRGFVLVDAHCKTNVPGVYAIGDLRPGLQLAHVGFAEGIMVAEEIAGLNPPTVDYDNVPKVTYCEPEVASVGLTSAQAKQRGIEVVETTYDLAGNGRAQILQTGGAVKVVAAKDGAVLGVHMVGSRVGDLIAEAQLITNWEALPVEVAQLIHPHPTLSEAVGEAHLALAGKPLHTHG; encoded by the coding sequence GTGGCCGACCCGCAGACCGCCGACCTCGTCATCCTCGGCGGCGGTAGCGGGGGTTATGCCTGCGCCCTGCGCGCGGCCGAGCTCGGCATGAGCGCCATCCTCGTCGAGCGGGACAAGGTCGGCGGCACCTGCCTGCACCGCGGCTGCATCCCGACCAAGGCCTTGCTGCACGCCGCGGAAGTCGCCGACGCGGCCCGCGACAGCGAGAAGGTCGGGGTGCGTACGACGCTCGACGGCATCGACATGGCCGGCGTCAACGCCTACAAGGACGGCGTCGTCTCCCGGCTCCACAAAGGGCTGACCGGTCTGATCGCAAGCCGCAAGATCACGACCGTCGAAGGTCACGGCACGCTCACGTCGTCGACGACGGTCGAGGTCGCCGGTACGACGTACACCGCGTCGAAGGCGGTCGTGCTCGCCACCGGCTCCTACTCGCGGTCCCTGCCCGGCCTGGAGATCGACGGCAACCGGATCATCACCAGCGAGCACGCGCTGGCGCTCGAGTCCGTCCCGGCGTCGGCGATCGTGCTCGGCGGCGGCGTGATCGGCGTGGAGTTCGCGAGCGTCTGGAGGTCCTTCGGAGCCGACGTCACGATCGTCGAAGCGCTGCCCCACCTCGTGCCGCTGGAGGACGAGAACAGCTCCAAGCTGCTCGAACGCGCGTTCCGCCGCCGCGGGATCAACTTCTCCGTCGGCGTTCGGTTCGCGTCCGCCAAGGTCACCGACGCCGGTGTCACCGTCACCCTCGAGGACGGCAAGACGATCGACGGCGACGTGCTGCTCGTCGCGGTCGGCCGCGGCCCGGTCTCCGAAGGGCTCGGGTACGAAGCAGCCGGGATCGCGATGGACCGCGGGTTCGTCCTGGTCGACGCGCACTGCAAGACCAACGTCCCCGGCGTCTACGCCATCGGCGACCTGCGGCCCGGGCTCCAGCTGGCGCACGTCGGCTTCGCCGAGGGAATCATGGTCGCGGAGGAGATCGCCGGGCTGAACCCGCCGACGGTCGACTACGACAACGTGCCGAAGGTCACCTACTGCGAGCCCGAGGTCGCCAGCGTCGGTCTGACCTCCGCGCAGGCGAAACAGCGCGGCATCGAGGTCGTGGAGACCACGTACGACCTGGCGGGCAACGGCCGGGCCCAGATCCTGCAGACCGGTGGCGCGGTCAAGGTCGTGGCCGCCAAGGACGGCGCGGTCCTCGGCGTCCACATGGTCGGCTCCCGGGTCGGCGACCTGATCGCCGAAGCCCAGCTGATCACGAACTGGGAGGCGCTGCCGGTCGAGGTCGCGCAGCTCATCCACCCGCACCCCACGTTGTCCGAGGCGGTGGGCGAGGCCCACCTCGCGCTCGCCGGCAAGCCCCTGCACACCCACGGCTGA
- a CDS encoding 2-oxo acid dehydrogenase subunit E2 → MSVSVKMPQLGESVSEGTVTRWLKAEGEQVNVDEPLLEVSTDKVDTEIPSPASGVLTSIKVAEDETVEVGAELATIDEAGSAAPSPAAAPPAAADTQPKPAPAAQPEPAAPAPPPPAPAAPAPAPPAPAPAPAAAPAAPAAAEDESEDDGQGASYVTPLVRRLAAEHNVDLATVTGTGVGGRIRKQDVLDAAAKGATTAPAPAAASAAPSPAPAVTAAPVAPAAAPAPAPAATAPAATVASPAAPGAARPGRNLESPMRGSTEKLSRLRTVIAERMTESLRISAQLTTVVEVDLTKIARLRERAKTDFEIREGVKLTYLPFFAIAVCEALREHPAVNSSIDLEGGTVTYHDTVHLGVAVDTDRGLLVPVLKEASDLNLAGIARKVDDLARRTRDSHITPDELGGGTFTITNTGSRGALFDTPIINQPQVGILGTGAVVKRPVVIDDPVAGEVIAVRHICYLALTYDHRMVDGADAARFLGTVKARLEAGEFESELGL, encoded by the coding sequence ATGTCCGTCTCCGTGAAGATGCCGCAGCTCGGCGAGAGCGTGTCGGAGGGCACGGTGACCCGCTGGCTGAAGGCCGAGGGGGAACAGGTCAACGTCGACGAGCCGCTGCTCGAGGTCTCCACCGACAAGGTCGACACCGAGATCCCCTCGCCCGCCTCCGGCGTACTGACCTCGATCAAGGTCGCCGAGGACGAGACGGTCGAGGTCGGTGCGGAGCTCGCCACCATCGACGAGGCGGGCAGCGCCGCGCCGTCGCCTGCTGCGGCACCACCCGCCGCGGCGGACACGCAGCCCAAGCCGGCGCCTGCCGCACAGCCGGAGCCGGCAGCTCCCGCACCGCCGCCCCCGGCACCTGCCGCACCGGCGCCGGCGCCCCCCGCACCGGCGCCGGCACCTGCTGCGGCACCAGCCGCACCGGCCGCTGCCGAGGACGAGAGCGAGGACGACGGCCAGGGCGCGTCGTACGTCACCCCCCTGGTACGCCGGCTCGCCGCCGAGCACAACGTCGACCTGGCGACGGTCACCGGGACCGGCGTCGGCGGCCGGATCCGCAAGCAGGACGTCCTCGACGCGGCGGCGAAGGGCGCGACCACCGCACCGGCGCCGGCCGCAGCGAGCGCCGCGCCGAGCCCGGCACCCGCGGTCACGGCTGCGCCGGTCGCACCTGCGGCAGCGCCTGCGCCGGCCCCGGCCGCTACGGCCCCGGCCGCAACGGTCGCCTCTCCCGCGGCGCCCGGTGCCGCGCGGCCCGGCCGCAACCTCGAGTCGCCGATGCGTGGCAGCACCGAGAAGCTGTCGCGACTGCGCACCGTCATCGCGGAACGCATGACCGAGTCGCTGCGGATCAGCGCCCAGCTGACGACCGTCGTCGAGGTCGACCTCACCAAGATCGCCCGACTGCGCGAGCGGGCGAAGACGGACTTCGAGATCCGCGAGGGCGTGAAGCTGACCTACCTGCCGTTCTTCGCGATCGCGGTGTGCGAGGCACTGCGCGAGCACCCGGCCGTCAACTCCTCGATCGACCTCGAGGGCGGCACCGTGACCTACCACGACACGGTCCACCTCGGCGTCGCGGTCGACACCGACCGCGGGCTGCTGGTCCCGGTGCTCAAGGAGGCCAGCGACCTCAACCTGGCCGGCATCGCACGCAAGGTCGACGACCTGGCCCGGCGTACCCGGGACAGCCACATCACCCCCGACGAGCTCGGCGGTGGGACGTTCACGATCACCAACACCGGCTCGCGCGGAGCACTGTTCGACACGCCGATCATCAACCAGCCGCAGGTCGGCATCCTCGGCACCGGCGCGGTGGTGAAGCGGCCGGTCGTGATCGACGACCCGGTGGCCGGTGAGGTCATCGCGGTCCGCCACATCTGCTACCTCGCGCTCACCTACGACCACCGGATGGTCGACGGGGCGGACGCGGCCCGGTTCCTCGGCACGGTCAAAGCCCGCCTGGAAGCGGGCGAGTTCGAATCCGAGCTCGGCCTGTGA
- a CDS encoding TIGR01777 family oxidoreductase, with product MKVVITGSSGLIGTALVESLRGDGHDVVRLVRRDPAAPDEARWDPAAGVVDDAALTGADAVVNLAGAGIGDKRWTPAYKAEVRNSRIDATTTIATAVARHGVGVLVSGSAVGWYGDRGDDVLTESEPSGTGFLADLVRDWEAATEPAAQAGARVVRIRTGIVLSPDGGALAQMLPIFKAGLGGRLGSGRQWFPWISLADEIAAIRFVLDTGSVSGSLNLSAPQPVTNRELTAALGRALHRPAVAFVPRVALRIGLGEFADEGLLVSQRAVPAALLDAGFAFGDQTLDAALGRML from the coding sequence GTGAAAGTCGTCATCACCGGCTCGTCGGGGCTGATCGGTACGGCGCTGGTCGAGTCGTTGCGCGGCGACGGGCATGACGTCGTCCGGCTGGTACGACGGGACCCGGCGGCCCCGGACGAGGCCCGCTGGGATCCGGCGGCCGGAGTCGTCGACGACGCCGCGCTGACCGGCGCGGACGCGGTTGTGAACCTGGCCGGCGCCGGGATCGGCGACAAGCGCTGGACGCCGGCGTACAAGGCCGAGGTCCGCAACAGTCGGATCGACGCCACGACGACCATCGCGACGGCGGTCGCACGGCACGGCGTCGGCGTGCTGGTGTCGGGCAGTGCGGTCGGCTGGTACGGCGACCGGGGCGACGACGTGCTCACCGAGTCCGAGCCCAGCGGGACCGGCTTCCTCGCCGACCTGGTCCGCGACTGGGAGGCCGCGACCGAACCCGCCGCGCAGGCCGGAGCCCGCGTGGTGCGGATCCGGACCGGGATCGTGCTCAGTCCCGACGGCGGCGCGCTCGCGCAGATGCTGCCGATCTTCAAGGCGGGCCTGGGCGGGCGGCTCGGCTCCGGCCGGCAGTGGTTCCCGTGGATCTCCCTCGCCGACGAAATCGCCGCGATCCGGTTCGTGCTCGACACCGGCTCGGTCTCGGGATCGCTCAACCTCTCCGCCCCCCAGCCGGTGACCAACCGAGAGCTCACCGCCGCCCTGGGGCGGGCGCTGCACCGCCCCGCGGTCGCGTTCGTCCCGCGCGTGGCGCTGCGGATCGGCCTCGGCGAGTTCGCCGACGAAGGGCTGCTGGTCAGCCAGCGCGCGGTGCCGGCGGCGTTGCTCGACGCCGGGTTCGCCTTCGGCGACCAGACGCTGGACGCCGCCCTCGGGCGGATGCTGTAG